A single region of the Cyclopterus lumpus isolate fCycLum1 chromosome 16, fCycLum1.pri, whole genome shotgun sequence genome encodes:
- the cacng7b gene encoding voltage-dependent calcium channel gamma-7 subunit isoform X1: MSSCSSRALTILSTVFGACGLLLVGVAVSTDYWLIMVEGIILQQNQSMEVKMALHSGLWRVCFVAGAENGRCVASEYFTEPDIEITTENTANILKMVRTATPFPMVSLLFVFTAFVISNIGHIRPQRTILAFVSGIFFILSGLSLVVGLVLYISSINDEVMNRPREPEQFFNYHYGWSFAFAASSFLLKEGAGVMSVYLFMKRYAEEEMYRPHPALYRPRLSESSDYSGQFLHPEASWPPPKRGRSTSEASSDISIQLNQAPPVPPKNSLQGQGSPPSGSSSAGSYQMPPQSAGYPSTHTLTRSHASHPQGQALPMAMPPSPVPPPHYHTHMHMSASPC; encoded by the exons ATGAGTTCGTGCAGCAGCCGTGCGCTGACCATCCTGTCTACAGTGTTCGGAGCCTGCGGTCTGCTTCTAGTGGGGGTGGCCGTGTCCACGGACTACTGGCTGATCATGGTGGAGGGCATCatcctgcagcagaaccagagcatGGAGGTGAAGATGGCGCTGCATTCAGGCCTCTGGAGAGTTTGCTTCGTGGCTG gAGCAGAAAACGGGAGATGTGTTGCATCGGAGTACTTCACTGAACCCGATATCGAGATCACCACTGAAAACACTGCAAATATCCTCA AGATGGTGCGCACAGCGACGCCCTTCCCGATGGTGTCGCTGCTTTTCGTCTTCACGGCCTTCGTCATCAGTAACATCGGACACATCCGGCCTCAGCGCACCATCCTGGCCTTTGTGTCCGgcatcttcttcatcctctcag GCCTCAGTCTGGTGGTCGGCCTGGTGCTCTACATCTCCAGCATTAATGACGAGGTGATGAACCGACCCAGGGAGCCCGAGCAGTTCTTCAACTACCATTATGGCTGGTCCTTCGCCTTCGCTGCCTCTTCCTTCTTACTCAAAGAG GGGGCCGGGGTGATGTCAGTCTATCTGTTTATGAAGCGCTACGCCGAGGAGGAGATGTACCGCCCCCACCCTGCACTCTACCGCCCCCGTCTGTCCGAGAGTAGCGACTACAGCGGGCAGTTCCTCCACCCTGAAGCATCCTGGCCTCCGCCAAAGCGAGGCCGCAGCACCTCCGAAGCCTCCAGCGACATCTCCATTCAGCTCAACCAGGCACCCCCGGTGCCCCCCAAAAACAGCCTCCAAGGGCAGGGCAGCCCGCCTTCTGGGTCTTCTTCCGCAGGGAGCTACCAAATGCCCCCGCAGTCTGCTGGCtacccctccacacacaccctcaccagGTCGCACGCCTCACATCCCCAAGGCCAAGCTCTTCCCATGGCCATGCCTCCGTCGCCCGTCCCTCCCCCCCACTatcacactcacatgcacatgAGCGCCTCCCCCTGTTAG
- the cacng7b gene encoding voltage-dependent calcium channel gamma-7 subunit isoform X2 — MSSCSSRALTILSTVFGACGLLLVGVAVSTDYWLIMVEGIILQQNQSMEVKMALHSGLWRVCFVAGAENGRCVASEYFTEPDIEITTENTANILKMVRTATPFPMVSLLFVFTAFVISNIGHIRPQRTILAFVSGIFFILSGLSLVVGLVLYISSINDEVMNRPREPEQFFNYHYGWSFAFAASSFLLKEGAGVMSVYLFMKRYAEEEMYRPHPALYRPRLSESSDYSGQFLHPEASWPPPKRGRSTSEASSDISIQLNQAPPVPPKTPVPPPHYHTHMHMSASPC, encoded by the exons ATGAGTTCGTGCAGCAGCCGTGCGCTGACCATCCTGTCTACAGTGTTCGGAGCCTGCGGTCTGCTTCTAGTGGGGGTGGCCGTGTCCACGGACTACTGGCTGATCATGGTGGAGGGCATCatcctgcagcagaaccagagcatGGAGGTGAAGATGGCGCTGCATTCAGGCCTCTGGAGAGTTTGCTTCGTGGCTG gAGCAGAAAACGGGAGATGTGTTGCATCGGAGTACTTCACTGAACCCGATATCGAGATCACCACTGAAAACACTGCAAATATCCTCA AGATGGTGCGCACAGCGACGCCCTTCCCGATGGTGTCGCTGCTTTTCGTCTTCACGGCCTTCGTCATCAGTAACATCGGACACATCCGGCCTCAGCGCACCATCCTGGCCTTTGTGTCCGgcatcttcttcatcctctcag GCCTCAGTCTGGTGGTCGGCCTGGTGCTCTACATCTCCAGCATTAATGACGAGGTGATGAACCGACCCAGGGAGCCCGAGCAGTTCTTCAACTACCATTATGGCTGGTCCTTCGCCTTCGCTGCCTCTTCCTTCTTACTCAAAGAG GGGGCCGGGGTGATGTCAGTCTATCTGTTTATGAAGCGCTACGCCGAGGAGGAGATGTACCGCCCCCACCCTGCACTCTACCGCCCCCGTCTGTCCGAGAGTAGCGACTACAGCGGGCAGTTCCTCCACCCTGAAGCATCCTGGCCTCCGCCAAAGCGAGGCCGCAGCACCTCCGAAGCCTCCAGCGACATCTCCATTCAGCTCAACCAGGCACCCCCGGTGCCCCCCAAAA CGCCCGTCCCTCCCCCCCACTatcacactcacatgcacatgAGCGCCTCCCCCTGTTAG